A section of the Pochonia chlamydosporia 170 chromosome 2, whole genome shotgun sequence genome encodes:
- a CDS encoding class V chitinase (similar to Aspergillus clavatus NRRL 1 XP_001269012.1), which yields MKSCQFMLLCAAAGFASAVGNRGFASQALQEKFKNPNIFVADDSPDYTCTKTKKCKLGCCGPLDSSGNGVCGMGPKFCGKGCTSTCDQKSECNPGWGMEWSKADKCPLNVCCSEFGFCGTTSDFCGGAVISSPECAVSGKSSNKRTIGYYEGWNHQRSCGTMTPEQIPLGYYTHINFAFSLIDPNTYRLTPMDDITGTLYPSVSKLKLLQPGLQVWLAVGGWAMNDPGKFRTVFSDIAASTSKQDEFFESLVTFLTVNNFDGVDMDWEYPVADDRGGVPADFDNYVKFLARLRSRLNNMGKPMGLSLTLPASYWYLRGFDIINLEKYVDFYNVMTYDIHGVWDSTVKSLGPYAHAHTNLTEIEEALKLLWRNNINPERVNLGLGFYGRSFTMKNPNCMAAGCEFKEGGKGGACTGTPGVLSAAEISKIIKDGAKMTLDPVAAVQIVTWNGDQWVSWDDTKTLQMKVNYANQRCLGGIMVWAIDLDDGTLIHSLADAGRDVYGYVNRTSLGNDIACFGSAKLPKA from the exons ATGAAGTCTTGCCAGTTTATGCTGCTATGTGCAGCCGCAGGTTTCGCCAGCGCCGTCGGCAACCGTGGTTTCGCTAGTCAAGCTCTCCAAGAAAAGTTTAAAAATCCAAATATTTTTGTAGCAGATGACTCTCCGGATTATACTTGCACAAAGACGAAAAAGTGCAAACTGGGATGCTGCGGGCCGTT AGACTCATCTGGCAATGGAGTCTGTGGTATGGGACCAAAATTCTGCGGCAAAGGTTGCACATCAACTTGTGATCAAAAAAGTGAATGCAATCCTGGTTGGGGCATGGAATGGTCCAAGGCAGACAAATGTCCATTGAACGTGTGCTGTTCCGAGTTTGGATTCTGCGGCACAACTTCCGACTTCTGCGGCGGCGCAGTAATCTCATCTCCAGAATGTGCTGTCAGTGGGAAGAGTTCCAACAAACGTACCattggatactatgaaggGTGGAATCATCAACGGTCATGCGGCACCATGACTCCAGAGCAGATTCCTTTGGGATACTACACACACATCAATTTCGCGTTCTCTTTGATTGACCCGAATACATATCGACTAACGCCAATGGATGACATAACTGGTACGCTGTATCCATCGGTCTCTAAGCTCAAGTTGCTGCAGCCTGGTTTGCAGGTATGGCTCGCAGTCGGCGGCTGGGCAATGAACGACCCAGGCAAGTTCCGGACGGTATTTTCCGATATTGCTGCTTCCACTTCAAAGCAAGACGAATTCTTTGAATCGCTCGTCACGTTCTTAACCGTGAATAATTTTGACGGCGTCGACATGGATTGGGAGTATCCAGTCGCTGACGACCGTGGTGGTGTACCAGCCGACTTTGACAATTATGTCAAGTTCCTCGCCAGGCTGCGAAGCCGTCTGAATAACATGGGCAAGCCAATGGGTTTGTCTCTTACTTTGCCTGCTTCTTATTGGTATCTCAGAGGGTTTGACATTATCAATTTGGAGAAATACGTCGATTTCTACAACGTCATGACTTATGACATCC ACGGTGTTTGGGACTCTACAGTTAAATCTCTTGGCCCGTATGCTCATGCCCACACTAATCTCACAGAAATTGAAGAGGCTCTCAAGCTGCTATGGAGAAACAACATCAATCCAGAACGCGTCAATCTCGGCCTTGGTTTCTACGGCCGCAGCTTCACCATGAAAAATCCCAATTGTATGGCTGCTGGCTGCGAGTTTAAAGAAGGTGGGAAAGGAGGAGCATGCACCGGCACACCAGGTGTATTATCTGCCGCAGAGATTAGCAAGATTATCAAGGACGGTGCGAAAATGACTCTGGATCCAGTGGCAGCGGTTCAGATTGTCACCTGGAATGGTGACCAGTGGGTATCTTGGGATGATACCAAGACGCTGCAAATGAAGGTCAACTATGCTAACCAGAGGTGTTTGGGTGGCATAATGGTGTGGGCGATTGATCTGGATGATGGAACGCTGATTCATTCtttggctgatgctggtCGAGATGTGTATGGATATGTTAATAGGACTTCGCTGGGTAACGATATAGCGTGCTTTGGTAGTGCGAAACTTCCGAAGGCTTAG
- a CDS encoding esterase family protein (similar to Colletotrichum gloeosporioides Nara gc5 XP_007278491.1), whose protein sequence is MKALPLVVLQGLFVVLVDAFVFPVADPENATVVFNDGSFSTRDVDVTDFSWVKRWAAVGDSFTAGIGSGTPLGNPIRDQPDDTNWYCSRYDTAYPMIINDALGPSVTNFQFMACSGDRTGGIFNQINKMEGNLDLVVMTAGGNDLCLSSMIKECVFMALDGEEACQNVIDIAQKNLNSILKGNLAQLLEALNSKMNEKSVVIFNGYAQFFNTENEDCATKQDWTLINLWGGDPLRLTVKRRKTFNDLVVQINNVIKGAVADANKKGYKYRVGFANWDTWVSKGVDGQMCDPASTGHYPDPKQPDLQFFKPETSLGDDGPNGGELRRRDNATFAAEWQSYKRSLAVVQKHNAEIELYNSALYNSANPKAVVRHRLDRRAPSPPKCPGDTDAEIQPPSIGLPDFIGKMFHPNELGHYTIASWALQTMIDVRAEILGVTPPECQKTDKFTCWQSKGYKAYASEPRLNANYKDFCGSVPNPNGKDTLSHSQKYDEGTPDEVKFSVSYDGTSTNYDEKECEESMSRIINGCDGNDSKNPMDWKFGGEWVRGDWTYQVNPQRDNRPWPVIQKAEGSCKGWYHGVWSSYVMKGRGWSSYDYGQKTLMPEAKSCIGGGLTLWRFKYFDEPDSDGMEWQADFNTPIWVRSRCFKNNKVAFAAGGFTDGCGGND, encoded by the exons ATGAAGGCGCTACCGCTTGTTGTGCTTCAGGGACTTTTCGTCGTCCTGGTAGACGCTTTTGTCTTTCCCGTTGCGGACCCAGAAAATGCAACAGTAGTCTTTAACGATGGCTCATTCTCAACACGAGATGTAGATGTCACAGACTTTAGCTGGGTGAAGCGATGGGCTGCAGTTGGGGATAGCTTCACGGCCGGTATTGGCTCTGGAACGCCGCTGGGTAATCCAATCAGGGACCAACCTGATGATACGAATTGGTATTGCTCGCGATATGACACAGCTTACCCAATGATCATAAACGACGCTCTCGGGCCATCTGTCACGAACTTTCAGTTTATGGCCTGCAGCGGTGATCGTACCGGAGGCATTTTCAACCAGATTAACAAGATGGAAGGCAACTTGGATCTGGTTGTCATGACGGCGGGTGGAAATGACTTGTGTCTG TCCTCAATGATCAAGGAATGTGTGTTCATGGCTCTCGACGGAGAGGAGGCATGCCAAAATGTCATTGACATTGCCCAGAAGAacctcaactccatcctGAAGGGCAACCTTGCCCAGCTGTTGGAAgccctcaactccaaaatgAATGAGAAGAGTGTTGTCATCTTCAATGGCTATGCGCAATTCTTCAACACAGAAAACGAAGATTGCGCCACCAAGCAAGACTGGACACTCATCAATCTCTGGGGCGGCGATCCCCTTCGCTTGACTGTCAAGCGCCGCAAGACGTTCAATGATCTTGTAGTTCAGATCAACAACGTTATTAAAGGTGCTGTTGCGGATGCCAACAAGAAAGGTTACAAGTACCGCGTAGGTTTTGCGAATTGGGACACCTGGGTGTCAAAGGGCGTTGATGGCCAAATGTGCGATCCTGCATCCACGGGACATTATCCAGACCCCAAACAGCCTGACTTGCAATTCTTCAAACCTGAGACAAGCCTGGGTGATGATGGTCCAAACGGTGGAGAGTTGAGGAGGCGCGATAACGCGACTTTCGCTGCTGAATGGCAGTCTTATAAGAGATCGCTCGCCGTGGTCCAGAAACACAACGCAGAGATTGAATTGTACAACTCTGCGCTCTATAACTCGGCGAATCCAAAAGCAGTAGTCCGACACAGACTTGATCGTCGTGCGCCTAGCCCTCCTAAATGTCCGGGCGACACTGACGCTGAGATTCAACCTCCCAGCATTGGACTCCCAGACTTCATTGGCAAGATGTTCCACCCCAATGAGCTTGGCCACTACACGATTGCTTCGTGGGCCTTACAAACCATGATTGATGTGAGGGCGGAAATCCTTGGTGTTACACCGCCAGAGTGTCAAAAGACAGACAAGTTCACCTGCTGGCAGAGCAAGGGATACAAAGCCTACGCCAGCGAACCACGGCTCAACGCCAACTACAAGGACTTTTGTGGCAGCGTACCCAACCCCAATGGAAAGGACACTCTGAGCCACTCCCAAAAGTACGACGAGGGCACACCCGACGAAGTCAAGTTCTCCGTATCCTACGACGGCACAAGCACCAACTATGACGAGAAGGAGTGCGAGGAGAGCATGTCTCGGATCATCAATGGCTGTGACGGCAATGATTCCAAGAACCCCATGGACTGGAAATTTGGTGGCGAGTGGGTGCGTGGTGACTGGACATACCAAGTGAACCCACAACGTGACAACAGACCTTGGCCCGTGATCCAAAAGGCGGAAGGTTCTTGCAAAGGCTGGTATCACGGTGTCTGGAGCTCGTATGTCATGAAGGGGAGAGGATGGTCAAGCTACGACTATGGTCAGAAAACGCTGATGCCGGAGGCGAAGAGTTGCATTGGAGGTGGTCTGACGCTTTGGAGATTCAAGTACTTCGATGAGCCTGATAGCGATGGCATGGAGTGGCAGGCTGATTTCAATACGCCGATTTGGGTGCGCAGCAGATGTTTCAAGAATAATAAGGTTGCGTTTGCGGCGGGAGGCTTTACGGATGGCTGTGGAGGAAATGACTAG
- a CDS encoding LysM domain-containing protein (similar to Beauveria bassiana ARSEF 2860 XP_008600465.1): MASTTIQPQPDTSDLDTVSLTGNDLGFGDIGIAAAKSKLDRGELINDLVFRVMHNVLEKLKKPSQHKRFIVYWTGYLTFFAVEDSTCDKCWFHEWWYAGDYLTTLLRNRLNELSYQVNSQLSFAIRKYNAGRPYPAVVWISPDDADYIYKGHRFCDKGVAEPLKGKDQNAVAFFYHKGDDDVPEPPFRLPDQKDGAPTSWQLQLYKSDTCNDNVTLFEGDWGSEMICDISKGIANGTISVDEFNTAEGPSAVAYSDGKGDFTVIDLDVKYAKMFHPKTRANWHVAQAVFQALRLN, translated from the exons ATGGCGTCCACGACGATACAGCCGCAGCCTGACACCTCGGACCTTGACACCGTGTCGCTAACTGGGAATGATCTCGGCTTCGGTGATATC GGCATCGCCGCGGCTAAGAGTAAGCTGGATAGGGGCGAACTGATAAACGACTTGGTATTTAGGGTCATGCATAACGTACTGGAAAAGTTAAAAAAGCCCTCCCAGCACAAACGTTTCATTGTCTACTGGACCGGTTACCTAACATTCTTTGCCGTGGAGGACAGCACATGTGATAAATGCTGGTTCCACGAATGGTGGTATGCTGGCGACTACCTCACAACACTGCTACGGAATCGACTCAACGAGCTCTCCTACCAGGTAAACAGCCAGCTCAGCTTTGCCATCCGAAAGTACAACGCTGGGCGTCCCTATCCTGCCGTAGTCTGGATCTCGCCAGACGACGCCGACTACATCTATAAAGGGCATCGCTTTTGCGACAAGGGCGTTGCTGAGCCgctcaagggcaaggatcAAAACGCGGTAGCTTTCTTCTACCACAAGGGGGACGATGACGTTCCTGAGCCTCCCTTTCGCCTACCTGACCAGAAGGATGGCGCGCCAACTTCTTGGCAACTGCAACTATACAAGAGCGATACATGCAACGACAACGTGACACTCTTCGAAGGGGACTGGGGCTCTGAGATGATTTGCGATATCTCCAAGGGTATCGCCAATGGCACCATCAGCGTCGACGAATTCAATACTGCCGAGGGTCCGAGCGCTGTCGCCTACTCCGATGGGAAAGGAGACTTTACCGTGATAGATCTTGACGTGAAATATGCCAAGATGTTTCATCCGAAGACGCGAGCCAACTGGCATGTTGCGCAGGCTGTGTTTCAAGCACTGAGGTTAAATTAA
- a CDS encoding short-chain dehydrogenases/reductase (similar to Cordyceps militaris CM01 XP_006670579.1) translates to MVTITAAQASNTKIAATLPAGMVGVFVGGTGGIGEYTLKNFARHVKRPKIYIVGRSQNAADRIILECTKLNRDGEYIFIQSDVSLLNNVKRVCEEITSKEESINLLFQTQGGLQTEKTSEGLSKMYALPFASRILFTLALLPTIQNASGLRRVVSVFAAGYESHVNEENWAEHVTKQPLKARAHLASMITMAHNVLAQKAPDVSFVHNFPGGVKTSFGKGATGMMAVARMALAVFGPLLMKYRSPEESSVLQLYCATSAAFPPASGGAVGAALVENAAVSVGTDGKQGSGSYNVDENCERVAHSIEKLLIRAKEDGVEERLWAHVVGEIKQITGQVF, encoded by the exons ATGGTCACCATAACTGCCGCTCAAgcatccaacaccaagatcGCCGCCACTCTTCCAGCTGGAATGGTCGGCGTCTTCGTCGGCGGCACCGGCGGGATAGGTGAATACACCCTGAAGAACTTTGCTCGCCATGTAAAGCGCCCCAAGATATACATCGTGGGACGGTCCCAAAACGCAGCGGACCGCATTATCCTCGAGTGCACCAAGCTCAACCGGGACGGAGAgtacatcttcatccaatCCGATGTTAGTCTCCTAAACAACGTTAAGAGAGTGTGCGAGGAAATCACGTCCAAAGAAGAGTCCATCAACTTGTTGTTTCAGACGCAAGGTGGACTACAGACAGAGA AGACATCGGAAGGGCTTTCGAAGATGTATGCGCTCCCGTTCGCTTCCCGCATTTTGTTTACCCTTGCCCTCCTGCCGACTATTCAAAACGCCTCAGGGCTAAGGCGAGTTGTTTCCGTCTTTGCGGCCGGCTACGAAAGTCACGTCAACGAAGAGAACTGGGCTGAACACGTAACTAAGCAGCCTCTCAAGGCTCGTGCGCATTTGGCATCAATGATCACCATGGCGCACAACGTGTTGGCTCAGAAGGCCCCCGATGTGAGCTTCGTTCACAACTTCCCGGGAGGAGTGAAAACCAGCTTCGGCAAGGGAGCCACAGGGATGATGGCGGTGGCCCGCATGGCTCTCGCAGTTTTTGGGCCGCTGCTCATGAAATATCGCTCCCCGGAAGAGTCATCAGTACTGCAGTTATACTGTGCTACTAGCGCTGCCTTTCCACCCGCTTCTGGCGGCGCTGTTGGGGCTGCTCTCGTGGAAAACGCCGCCGTGTCAGTTGGGACCGATGGAAAGCAAGGAAGCGGCAGCTATAACGTTGACGAGAATTGCGAGAGGGTGGCTCATAGCATCGAAAAGCTTCTCATTCGAGCAAAAGAGGATGGTGTGGAGGAGAGACTCTGGGCACATGTTGTAGGGGAAATCAAACAAATCACTGGTCAAGTCTTCTAG
- a CDS encoding peptidase cysteine/serine, trypsin-like protein (similar to Metarhizium robertsii ARSEF 23 XP_011411308.1), translating into MRAYQLLAFCVVEAIAAPWSTNLSPGVPSTAHTGVDIDLADITSSQDSFRRQAPLPAKISSAEDSKKAAPGGGKLGVLYRGDSRPPDEIFRIGFTPKGNDRSLQGKLSFHVNSAYVSTSRSPVAASMYAFGQTDNRQPTGYIYVLAPDGVPDGYWFPDIWRKDGPVLNNQEFAVDGSIPASSISHAYQVTQDNPSSRAIKIKNPGYIFRSCPRCTILKRAICDPANFVEDEGLKEQPATGQQEEPKKPTPGGNEDGKKPPTEAETGNTDKAKAGNDAGPPKSNQEPDVKMTKLAEKISENEFNAIVAKHKLGSAPEFWKTTVSQARTTIIQPLVSKMKPPRVVIKGLGRAIPGVVDVFLTAGALTKAFLTETSALDRASTGTSLVPLVGCGVGAAANNQDGKTTPFEGVDTALCFIGDELMLSAVGAPIGMVVSLVRMIVSFFSILDSREKTAKTLRDEQWNNLLDEKMTRLVISKEFRVKLQSSLALDSMVVASYGADWIGQLVTNSTTEAIRAEVNAQIVSRQRQFLLNNVPVHFSNLLKSVAEEYNKEFIEKWKSAQKPPARTPAGGFGSAGERFAEAQAHRKTLELYEQNLVTTAQKLRDEPPTLPADLSLAYYIGVAAGFGESQVINLDDSGRLGSTSVEWRTAVQREVIEPNKYYTDITGKQASEIVDRDTTAVAEVLQGKITEAELPSTVEGLTNVKEFHLLIAMNLGRLMAGYKKSAREGDGRYFDHMYDNDKPGLLQQLRNFDQSSMVYSLGSFARYIALCAGFTKEQVEQAFNGKVPSGLDDRAAAVYSLALTLARLHGPLGDAVFEQAREVLGRDEVAGMAHTVCGYIYVAMLSNISDAGAPNLGEDAVQQRRTEIQQSNNSL; encoded by the exons atgaGAGCTTATCAGTTGCTTGCCTTTTGCGTGGTGGAAGCCATTGCGGCTCCGTGGTCGACCAATCTGTCACCCGGAGTGCCCAGCACCGCGCATACTGGCGTGGACATCGACCTGGCAGATATCA CCTCATCCCAAGACAGTTTCAGACGCCAGGCTCCCCTTCCTGCAAAAATTTCCTCCGCAGAGGATTCAAAGAAAGCCGCGCCCGGTGGCGGAAAATTAGGCGTGCTATACAGAGGTGATTCACGGCCGCCTGATGAAATATTCAGGATAGGATTCACACCAAAGGGTAATGATAGGTCCCTGCAAGGAAAACTGTCATTCCATGTCAATTCCGCATACGTATCAACATCCCGGTCTCCCGTAGCCGCTTCAATGTACGCCTTCGGTCAAACAGACAATAGGCAGCCAACGGGCTACATTTACGTGTTGGCACCCGATGGCGTACCAGATGGATATTGGTTTCCCGACATATGGCGCAAAGATGGCCCTGTGCTCAATAACCAAGAATTCGCCGTGGATGGTTCTATACCGGCTTCGAGTATCTCCCATGCATACCAAGTCACTCAGGACAACCCGTCCAGCAGGGCTATCAAAATCAAGAACCCTGGTTATATCTTTAGGTCGTGTCCCCGATGCACCATTTTAAAACGAGCCATCTGCGATCCTGCCAACTTCGTTGAGGACGAAGGGCTAAAGGAGCAACCCGCAACCgggcaacaagaagaaccaaAGAAGCCGACACCTGGTGGCAACGAGGATGGGAAGAAACCGCCGACCGAGGCTGAGACAGGGAACACAGACAAGGCTAAGGCTGGCAATGACGCCGGTCCCCCAAAAAGCAATCAGGAGCCAGATGTGAAAATGACGAAGCTGGCCGAGAAGATTTCGGAGAACGAGTTCAATGCAATCGTGGCGAAGCACAAACTTGGCTCCGCTCCCGAGTTCTGGAAAACGACTGTCTCCCAAGCCCGTACAACAATCATCCAGCCGCTAGTGTCCAAGATGAAACCGCCTCGCGTTGTAATCAAGGGCCTTGGTAGAGCCATACCCGGTGTTGTTGACGTTTTCTTGACGGCAGGGGCATTGACAAAGGCCTTCCTCACGGAAACGTCTGCCTTGGACCGGGCAAGCACTGGGACATCACTCGTCCCGCTGGTAGGTTGCGGAGTAGGCGCAGCGGCCAACAATCAAGACGGGAAAACCACTCCTTTCGAGGGGGTCGATACGGCCTTGTGCTTCATTGGTGATGAGTTGATGCTCAGTGCTGTTGGAGCCCCTATTGGGATGGTCGTTTCGCTCGTACGCATGATTGTCAGTTTCTTCAGTATACTGGATTCAAGGGAGAAGACTGCCAAGACTCTCCGCGATGAACAATGGAATAATCTTCTAGACGAGAAGATGACTCGACTCGTCATTTCCAAGGAGTTCAGAGTCAAGCTGCAGAGCTCTCTGGCTCTGGACtccatggtggtggcatccTACGGCGCGGATTGGATCGGGCAGCTTGTTACAAATTCGACC ACGGAAGCGATCCGAGCAGAAGTGAATGCCCAGATTGTGAGTCGCCAGCGCCAGTTCCTGCTGAACAACGTGCCTGTCCACTTCTCAAATCTTCTGAAGTCCGTCGCAGAAGAGTATAACAAGGAATTCATTGAGAAATGGAAGTCTGCCCAGAAACCGCCAGCGAGGACGCCTGCCGGCGGCTTCGGCAGTGCTGGGGAGCGTTTTGCCGAGGCGCAGGCTCACCGCAAGACGTTGGAACTGTACGAACAGAATTTGGTAACCACTGCTCAAAAGTTGCGGGATGAGCCGCCAACGCTTCCTGCCGACCTTTCTCTCGCCTATTACATTGGCGTTGCTGCAGGATTCGGCGAGTCTCAGGTCATCAACCTAGACGACTCTGGACGCCTGGGTTCCACGAGCGTTGAATGGCGCACGGCTGTTCAGAGAGAAGTAATCGAGCCGAATAAGTACTACACCGATATCACAGGAAAGCAAGCTTCAGAAATAGTAGATCGAGACACCACTGCTGTTGCGGAAGTCCTTCAAGGCAAAATTACGGAGGCCGAGCTGCCCAGCACTGTTGAAGGGTTGACCAATGTCAAAGAGTTCCATTTGCTCATTGCTATGAACCTTGGGAGGCTAATGGCTGGCTACAAAAAGAGTGCCCGAGAGGGGGATGGCCGTTATTTTGACCACATGtatgacaatgacaagccTGggcttctgcagcagctgaGGAATTTCGATCAGTCCTCAATGGT GTATAGT CTTGGGTCCTTCGCTAGGTACATTGCGCTTTGCGCTGGATTCACAAAAGAGCAGGTGGAGCAAGCATTCAACGGCAAGGTCCCTAGTGGCCTCGACGATAGGGCAGCCGCTGTGTACAGTTTAGCACTAACACTGGCGAGGTTACATGGGCCATTAGGTGATGCTGTATTTGAGCAAGCGAGGGAAGTCCTTGGACGGGATGAAGTCGCTGGCATGGCGCACACAGTATGTGGCTACATCTACGTCGCCATGCTGTCCAATATCAGCGATGCTGGAGCCCCAAACCTTGGAGAAGATGCGGTCCAGCAACGGAGAACCGAGATCCAGCAATCGAATAACTCCTTATGA
- a CDS encoding LysM domain-containing protein (similar to Cordyceps militaris CM01 XP_006670673.1) has product MYPSFEELRSDRQRLGFFEDFKRLCWPLRGTLPTALAVMKTMRGALEDMEPLQRGDGSWHEIAFLPLTEPKVSSIKASIPMLNQYEPDWVRWHKDHEAAEYVTYGDLDDDTRPFGEQQEDGTWEADSDTEYLARCCGQDRPVHKQGLAVQVKPAAGKEFVTIQDYVSVVHPWMMSLREDIILAMIVAGDGRNMAPETARGMDWKVSVRAAPQHDILTHKMWLSDHTKPAPLDEATRMLLRAAGTSRDLTRP; this is encoded by the exons ATGTACCCGTCATTCGAAGAGCTGCGGAGCGACAGGCAAAGATTAGGCTTCTTCGAGGACTTTAAACGGCTCTGCTGGCCTCTCAGGGGCACGCTCCCAACTGCGCTAGCGGTCATGAAGACCATGCGCGGTGCtttggaggacatggagcccCTGCAGCGCGGAGATGGAAGTTGGCATGAGATTGCCTTTCTACCACTGACGGAACCCAAGGTCTCGTCTATCAAGGCCTCCATTCCCATGTTGAACCAGTATGAGCCTGACTGGGTAAGGTGGCACAAGGACCATGAGGCAGCTGAATATGTCACGTATGGGGATCTGGATGACGACACGCGGCCGTTTGGCGAGCAGCAGGAGGATGGTACCTGGGAAGCGGACTCGGATACAGAGTACCTTGCGAGGTGCTGTGGCCAGGATAGACCAGTGCATAAACAAGGTCTGGCGGTGCAGGTGAAGCCGGCCGCGGGGAAGGAATTCGTGACTATACAAGACTACGTATCCG TGGTGCATCCGTGGATGATGAGTCTGCGCGAGGACATTATACTGGCCATGATTGTGGCAGGTGATGGAAGAAACATGGCACCTGAAACCGCGCGCGGTATGGACTGGAAGGTTTCCGTAAGGGCAGCTCCGCAGCATGATATCTTGACGCATAAAATGTGGTTGAGCGATCATACTAAACCTGCGCCGTTGGATGAGGCTACGAGGATGTTGCTCCGAGCGGCGGGCACGTCGAGGGATTTGACTCGGCCATGA
- a CDS encoding phospholipase/carboxylesterase (similar to Beauveria bassiana ARSEF 2860 XP_008600157.1), producing MSTPIFSYASAAAAVACATIFLVAYRDYRAYVALGPHGLPDNFWGWYKQLKMSRIARKDITVPAPYDLKAVKDTAGPNATTSYLTKPLERRSGQRPTVPNFTAPQRQITATASTEMKLLMNQYIESLVKSNDDTLQLQLSHLEGPVPALQLKDGINRPPYLNPTRGELAHVHPPDGSTHLVLSLEDSKTVIERGWGQRHRLSGSLIGWGYTLVYAPRDQEEFRTWKNIVYAAACYCCAEISDIKEPL from the coding sequence ATGTCTACACCAATTTTCAGTTACGCCTCTGCGGCCGCCGCAGTTGCCTGTGCCACTATTTTCCTGGTGGCTTATCGAGACTATCGTGCATACGTTGCCCTTGGCCCTCATGGCCTGCCCGACAACTTCTGGGGTTGGTACAAGCAACTCAAAATGTCTCGAATAGCTCGCAAAGACATCACTGTACCAGCTCCTTATGACCTAAAAGCAGTCAAGGACACTGCTGGGCcaaatgccaccaccagctATCTCACGAAGCCATTGGAGCGCCGATCCGGTCAACGGCCAACCGTCCCGAATTTCACCGCCCCTCAGCGCCAAATAACCGCCACTGCATCCACGGAAATGAAACTACTAATGAACCAATACATTGAGTCTTTGGTCAAGTCCAATGATGACACTTTACAATTGCAGCTCTCTCATCTTGAGGGTCCAGTTCCCGCTCTCCAACTGAAAGACGGAATCAACAGACCACCTTACCTGAACCCGACTCGTGGAGAGTTGGCGCACGTGCACCCTCCGGATGGCAGTACACATCTTGTTCTCTCCCTGGAAGATTCCAAGACTGTCATCGAGAGAGGCTGGGGTCAGAGACACAGGTTGAGCGGAAGTTTGATAGGGTGGGGGTACACTCTTGTCTATGCGCCGCGGGATCAAGAAGAATTTCGTACTTGGAAGAATATTGTGTATGCTGCGGCGTGTTACTGCTGTGCTGAAATATCTGATATCAAGGAACCGCTATGA
- a CDS encoding AIG2-like family domain-containing protein: MSSPNANIAASLPWPFRKHENLYFSYGSNLHLIQMARRCPGSIFKGRATLPGYRWQINERGVANVVPSADGSCVEGLVYSITPEDEKVLDRSEGVSKGFYDRQTLRVKLELHAQYCNVKTTLLPEMLRPKPRSNQQTLEKTPPPDGTSPDMSTGHRSTRQNIKALIERFNFGADQHNCCQEVQALVYVSEKYKTNGKIRPEYVLRMRSAIADAAVLGVSQVFLSKYVKPHLIERSVRPTSPRGRVGQRRVPRLPRRNNHKPARLTLRPPKGRATKHRRHGSQRMVDLAIIVETVCITSSS; the protein is encoded by the coding sequence ATGTCATCACCAAACGCAAACATTGCAGCTTCACTACCCTGGCCGTTTCGCAAACACGAAAATCTCTACTTCTCCTATGGAAGTAATCTACATCTAATACAGATGGCTCGCCGTTGCCCAGGGAGCATCTTTAAAGGAAGGGCAACCCTACCCGGTTACAGATGGCAGATCAATGAGCGAGGTGTGGCCAACGTCGTACCCTCTGCCGATGGGTCTTGTGTCGAAGGACTAGTCTACTCCATCACACCTGAAGACGAGAAAGTTCTTGATAGATCAGAGGGCGTGTCTAAAGGCTTCTACGATAGACAAACATTAAGAGTGAAACTCGAGCTGCATGCGCAATATTGCAACGTCAAAACCACCCTGTTACCCGAAATGCTCCGACCAAAACCCCGTTCGAATCAACAGACTCTCGAAAAGACACCGCCGCCGGATGGTACCAGCCCAGATATGTCAACGGGACATCGATCAACCAGGCAAAACATAAAAGCGCTGATAGAGCGGTTCAATTTCGGTGCGGACCAGCACAATTGTTGTCAAGAGGTCCAGGCCTTGGTGTACGTCAGCGAAAAATACAAAACCAACGGAAAGATTCGGCCGGAATACGTCTTGCGGATGCGAAGCGCAATTGCCGATGCAGCAGTTCTCGGCGTCTCGCAAGTATTTCTGAGCAAATATGTTAAGCCGCATCTTATCGAGAGGAGTGTTCGCCCAACTTCACCAAGAGGTCGTGTTGGACAGCGTCGGGTACCAAGGCTGCCTAGACGAAACAACCACAAGCCTGCAAGGCTTACTCTACGCCCCCCAAAAGGCCGCGCAACAAAGCATAGGAGACATGGAAGCCAACGAATGGTGGACCTGGCCATTATAGTTGAAACCGTTTGTATCACGTCCTCATCCTGA